From a single Acidobacteriota bacterium genomic region:
- a CDS encoding leucyl aminopeptidase yields the protein MTPAPRSGRVEGGGGESLPPYTRTPRFSAAAGAAASARADALVVYAIQGAHRIEGVEPGKLRASLEALLKSEGFRARRGTTLLFHTAGLFPAKRVIVAGLGRREDLDLDALRAAAAAAARRADQASAARITFAPPPEVPGVGTRERVRAVVDGCLLGVYRLRKYFTGEKAQEDGSLRDAEIRVPARELEAALEGVRESSAFCASTNLARDLVNEPAIVITPIRIAAIASSLAKKAGIECRVHDERQLEKLGMGAFLGVSRGSHQPPRLIHLVHRPRGKPLRKVALIGKGITFDSGGLSLKTSSGMETMKLDKAGAVAVLATMLALPALKTRAEVHGFMGMTENMPGGSAIKPGDVLRTTGGKTIEVLNTDAEGRLVLADLLAHAESQKFDEVIDLATLTGACMVALGPLAGGLFSNDDALASRLMKASAASGEKLWRLPLYEEYTDQLQSEIADVRNTADRYGSAITAALFLREFIGPKTPWAHLDIAGPAFLETASHPYMRRGATGMGVRTLLEYLSTYS from the coding sequence ATGACGCCGGCGCCCCGAAGCGGCCGCGTCGAAGGCGGAGGAGGAGAGTCCCTCCCTCCGTACACGCGCACTCCACGCTTCTCCGCCGCCGCCGGAGCCGCGGCGTCGGCGCGGGCGGACGCCCTCGTCGTCTACGCCATCCAGGGCGCTCACAGGATCGAGGGGGTGGAGCCCGGAAAGCTTCGCGCGAGCCTCGAGGCGCTGCTCAAGAGCGAGGGGTTCCGCGCGAGGCGGGGCACGACGCTGCTCTTCCACACGGCGGGGCTCTTCCCCGCGAAGCGCGTCATCGTCGCGGGGCTGGGTCGGCGGGAGGATCTCGATCTCGACGCGCTGCGTGCGGCCGCCGCCGCAGCGGCGCGGCGCGCCGACCAGGCGTCGGCGGCCCGGATCACCTTCGCTCCGCCGCCTGAGGTCCCGGGAGTCGGGACGCGCGAGCGCGTGAGGGCGGTCGTCGACGGGTGCCTTCTGGGAGTCTACCGGCTCCGCAAGTACTTCACCGGCGAGAAGGCGCAGGAGGACGGGTCGCTTCGGGACGCGGAGATCCGCGTGCCTGCCCGCGAGCTCGAGGCCGCGCTCGAGGGGGTCAGGGAATCCTCGGCGTTCTGCGCCTCGACGAACCTCGCGCGCGACCTCGTCAACGAGCCGGCCATCGTGATCACCCCGATCCGGATCGCCGCCATCGCCTCCTCTCTCGCGAAGAAGGCCGGCATCGAGTGCCGCGTTCACGACGAGAGGCAGCTCGAGAAGCTGGGCATGGGGGCGTTCCTCGGCGTCTCCCGGGGCAGCCACCAGCCGCCGCGCCTCATCCACCTCGTCCACCGTCCCCGCGGGAAGCCGCTCCGCAAGGTGGCGCTCATCGGCAAGGGGATCACCTTCGACAGCGGGGGCCTCTCGCTCAAGACCTCGAGCGGGATGGAGACGATGAAGCTCGACAAGGCGGGCGCGGTCGCGGTCCTCGCCACGATGCTGGCCCTTCCCGCCTTGAAGACGCGCGCCGAGGTGCACGGCTTCATGGGGATGACGGAGAACATGCCCGGGGGATCGGCGATCAAGCCCGGCGACGTCCTCCGCACGACGGGCGGCAAGACGATCGAGGTCCTCAACACCGACGCCGAAGGCAGGCTGGTCCTGGCCGATCTCCTCGCGCACGCGGAGAGCCAGAAGTTCGACGAGGTCATCGATCTCGCGACGCTGACGGGGGCGTGCATGGTGGCGCTGGGCCCCCTCGCGGGCGGGCTCTTCTCGAACGACGACGCGCTGGCGTCGCGGCTCATGAAGGCCTCGGCGGCCTCGGGCGAGAAGCTCTGGCGGCTTCCGCTGTACGAGGAGTACACCGACCAGCTCCAGAGCGAGATCGCCGACGTGCGCAACACCGCCGATCGCTACGGCAGCGCGATCACCGCCGCCCTCTTTCTGCGCGAGTTCATCGGTCCGAAGACTCCATGGGCGCATCTCGACATCGCCGGGCCGGCCTTCCTCGAGACCGCCTCGCACCCGTACATGCGGCGCGGCGCGACCGGGATGGGAGTGCGGACGCTGCTCGAGTACCTGTCCACGTACTCCTGA
- a CDS encoding tetratricopeptide repeat protein, which produces MGNARATRGISTLGRGAAVAFLAASLTATGCGMVQARIAMKEGNAFYNTKHFDEAVEQYRKVIEIDPTYRDAYTNLGLAYLSLYQPGSTHEKDIGYSKGAIKAFKDYLALDPESEKVKNYLVEICQKSNNTEEAIQFFQAEVQKHPDDVRTITIVGNMYAKIGNIDEALKWMDKRVHVEPNNSEAYYTIGVNCWARSYNHMDLALEERYAILDKGLAALDKAIELKPDSFESYTYKNLILRQKASFDTSPAQRLIYGQQADQFLKKAMELQNAAKQAAAASAEGSKAEGK; this is translated from the coding sequence ATGGGAAACGCACGCGCGACGCGAGGCATCTCCACGTTGGGCCGGGGCGCCGCCGTCGCCTTTCTCGCGGCCTCCCTCACGGCGACCGGGTGCGGCATGGTCCAGGCCCGCATCGCGATGAAGGAAGGGAACGCCTTCTACAACACGAAGCACTTCGACGAGGCGGTCGAGCAGTACAGGAAGGTGATCGAAATCGACCCGACCTACCGGGACGCCTACACGAACCTCGGACTGGCGTACCTCTCCCTCTACCAGCCCGGCTCCACCCACGAGAAGGACATCGGCTACTCGAAGGGGGCGATCAAGGCGTTCAAGGACTATCTCGCGCTCGATCCCGAGAGCGAGAAGGTGAAGAACTACCTCGTCGAGATCTGCCAGAAGTCGAACAACACGGAAGAGGCGATCCAGTTCTTCCAGGCGGAGGTCCAGAAGCACCCCGACGACGTGCGCACGATCACGATCGTGGGCAACATGTACGCCAAGATCGGCAACATCGACGAGGCCCTCAAGTGGATGGACAAGCGGGTCCATGTCGAGCCGAACAACTCCGAGGCGTACTACACTATCGGCGTCAACTGCTGGGCCCGCTCGTACAATCACATGGATCTCGCGCTCGAGGAGCGCTACGCGATCCTCGACAAGGGGCTCGCGGCCCTCGACAAGGCGATTGAGTTGAAGCCCGATTCTTTCGAATCCTATACTTACAAGAACCTGATCCTGCGGCAGAAAGCGAGCTTCGACACCAGCCCGGCGCAGAGACTCATCTACGGCCAGCAGGCGGATCAATTCCTCAAGAAAGCGATGGAGCTCCAGAACGCGGCGAAGCAGGCGGCCGCCGCCTCCGCGGAAGGTTCGAAGGCCGAGGGGAAGTGA
- a CDS encoding MotA/TolQ/ExbB proton channel family protein translates to MTIMGKTVVVMLFVMSVYSISVMFEKFFLYKSAVKQSIDYLPVVTKCLKEGNLKKAVEEAKKHPKGHLSRVMSSGLQEFLNQQENAVAYDVIGAVNRALERENALVMAELKSKLAGLGTIGSTAPFVGLFGTVVGIIGAFRGMAASGSGGLGAVSAGIAEALVTTAVGLLVAIPAVWLFNYFTSRVERFQVEMGNSSSELVDFFLKKHGASVGVGVGGQKTAGAH, encoded by the coding sequence ATGACGATTATGGGAAAGACGGTCGTCGTCATGCTCTTCGTCATGTCCGTCTACTCGATCTCCGTCATGTTCGAGAAGTTCTTCCTGTACAAGTCGGCCGTCAAGCAGTCGATCGATTACCTCCCCGTCGTCACCAAGTGCCTTAAAGAGGGGAACCTCAAGAAGGCCGTGGAGGAGGCGAAGAAGCACCCCAAGGGCCACCTGTCGCGCGTCATGTCGTCGGGGCTCCAGGAGTTCCTGAACCAGCAGGAGAACGCCGTGGCGTACGACGTCATCGGCGCCGTCAACCGCGCGCTCGAGCGCGAGAACGCGCTCGTGATGGCCGAGCTGAAGAGCAAGCTGGCCGGCCTGGGCACCATCGGATCGACGGCCCCGTTCGTCGGCCTCTTCGGAACCGTCGTCGGCATCATCGGCGCGTTCCGCGGCATGGCCGCGTCCGGATCGGGCGGTCTCGGTGCGGTCTCCGCCGGCATCGCCGAGGCGCTCGTCACGACGGCCGTCGGACTCCTCGTCGCGATTCCCGCGGTGTGGCTGTTCAACTACTTCACGAGCCGCGTCGAGCGGTTCCAGGTCGAGATGGGGAACTCCTCCTCCGAGCTCGTCGACTTCTTCCTCAAGAAGCACGGTGCGAGCGTGGGCGTCGGAGTCGGCGGCCAGAAGACCGCGGGCGCGCACTGA
- the moaA gene encoding GTP 3',8-cyclase MoaA, with protein MADTFGRSIRYLRVSVTDRCNMRCVYCMPHGMDWLPRHEILSYEEILRLVRIFAGLGVTRVRVTGGEPLVRAGVPDLVRALAAIPGLDDLALSTNGLLLKEHAEALRGAGLRRVNVSIDSLDPGKFREITQGGDLRKVLGGIDAAIAAGLSPVKVNVVATRGVNDVEAADFGRLTMDRAVIVRFIEIMPLGDSAGYQDANFVSADEILERLAAVAPLTPCDDVVGSGPARYYRYEGARGAIGMITPMSHTFCEKCNRVRLTSVGHLRLCLFGDQEVDLRTPMRGGASDEDLSRLILYGMTIKPESHHLVRGEPGCGLRALSQVGG; from the coding sequence CTGGCGGACACCTTCGGCCGGAGCATCCGGTACCTTCGCGTCTCGGTGACGGACCGGTGCAACATGCGGTGCGTCTACTGCATGCCGCACGGGATGGACTGGCTGCCGCGCCACGAGATCCTGTCGTACGAGGAGATCCTGAGGCTGGTCCGCATCTTCGCCGGGCTCGGCGTCACGCGCGTCCGCGTGACGGGAGGGGAGCCCCTGGTCCGCGCCGGGGTTCCGGATCTCGTGCGAGCCCTCGCCGCCATCCCCGGCCTCGACGATCTCGCGCTCTCGACGAACGGGCTGCTCCTCAAAGAGCACGCCGAAGCGCTCCGCGGCGCGGGGCTCCGCCGGGTCAACGTGAGCATCGACTCGCTCGATCCGGGGAAGTTCCGCGAGATCACCCAGGGGGGGGATCTGCGCAAGGTCCTCGGCGGGATCGACGCGGCGATCGCGGCCGGGCTCTCTCCGGTCAAGGTCAACGTCGTCGCGACGCGCGGGGTGAACGACGTCGAGGCCGCCGACTTCGGCCGGCTGACGATGGACCGGGCCGTCATCGTCCGGTTCATCGAGATCATGCCGCTGGGAGACTCGGCGGGATACCAGGACGCGAACTTCGTCTCGGCCGACGAGATCCTCGAGCGCCTGGCGGCCGTCGCCCCGCTGACCCCGTGCGACGACGTGGTCGGTTCGGGCCCGGCGCGCTACTACCGCTACGAGGGGGCGCGCGGCGCGATCGGGATGATCACGCCGATGAGCCACACCTTCTGCGAGAAGTGCAACCGCGTCCGGCTGACCTCGGTCGGGCACCTGAGGCTGTGCCTCTTCGGGGACCAGGAGGTCGATCTGCGCACCCCCATGCGCGGCGGCGCGAGCGACGAGGATCTGTCGCGGCTGATCCTTTACGGGATGACGATCAAGCCCGAGAGCCATCATCTCGTCCGGGGCGAGCCCGGGTGCGGGCTCAGAGCGCTCTCGCAGGTCGGGGGCTAG
- a CDS encoding DHH family phosphoesterase encodes MSRVDWAPLVDRISRARSIVLTTHINADGDGLGCEIALSQAIAAKGITVSVINNEAVPARFRFLRGSDTVEAFTSDAHAPVIAGADLIVVIDNSSVERLARLRPAVESSRALRACIDHHSLINPYWTINCVDVEACASGELVHELIRRLDVAVTPAIATALYVSVISDTGYFRFAKTTAESHRLAAALIEIGGLSPSALHTELYERLSLAISVLTGLAMRSLTLETGGRVAWMQLRRDDVVACGGEAEDTGDLANLALAIDGVAIGLLFREMGGGETKVSLRSKGSLDVHRVASALGGGGHRNAAGVLMKAPLDRVIEIVLGRVAEILPGAVPVAIRGGEGR; translated from the coding sequence ATGAGCCGCGTCGACTGGGCTCCCCTCGTCGACAGGATCTCGCGCGCCCGTAGCATCGTCCTCACGACGCACATCAACGCCGACGGCGACGGGCTGGGCTGCGAGATCGCTCTCTCCCAGGCGATCGCCGCGAAGGGGATCACGGTCTCCGTGATCAACAACGAGGCCGTTCCGGCGCGATTCCGCTTCCTCAGGGGTTCGGACACGGTCGAAGCGTTCACGTCGGACGCCCACGCGCCGGTGATCGCGGGCGCCGACCTGATCGTCGTCATCGACAACAGCAGCGTGGAGCGCCTCGCGCGGCTCCGCCCGGCGGTCGAGTCGAGCCGGGCGTTGCGCGCGTGCATCGATCACCACTCGCTGATCAACCCCTACTGGACGATCAACTGCGTGGACGTCGAGGCGTGCGCCAGCGGCGAGCTCGTCCACGAGCTCATTCGCCGGCTCGACGTGGCCGTGACCCCCGCCATCGCGACGGCCCTCTACGTGTCGGTCATCAGCGACACGGGCTACTTCCGGTTTGCCAAGACGACGGCGGAATCTCACCGGCTCGCGGCCGCGCTCATCGAGATCGGCGGCCTGTCCCCCTCGGCCCTCCACACCGAGCTGTACGAGAGGCTTTCGCTCGCCATCAGCGTGCTGACCGGGCTCGCGATGCGCAGCCTGACGCTCGAGACGGGAGGACGGGTCGCGTGGATGCAACTCCGGCGCGACGACGTCGTGGCGTGCGGCGGTGAGGCGGAGGACACCGGCGATCTCGCCAACCTCGCGCTGGCCATCGACGGCGTGGCCATCGGCCTCCTCTTCCGCGAGATGGGCGGCGGCGAGACGAAGGTGAGCCTGAGGTCGAAGGGGTCGCTCGACGTGCACCGGGTCGCGTCGGCTCTCGGCGGGGGGGGGCACCGCAACGCGGCCGGCGTCCTCATGAAGGCCCCCCTCGATCGGGTGATCGAGATCGTGCTCGGCCGCGTCGCGGAGATCCTTCCGGGGGCGGTCCCCGTCGCGATCCGGGGAGGGGAGGGGCGGTGA
- a CDS encoding isoprenoid biosynthesis protein ElbB yields MKIGLLLSGCGMYDGSEAAEAILSLLALDRAGARAVCVAPGVDQMHVVDHLSGEEVEGERRSVLAESARLARGKVLSLSDFWSGDLQGLVIAGGYGAAKNLMTGFMDPARRREVIPEVRALLDDLTGRGKPLGAISLGRTVLCAYFDQEMKEDDLSMPATEVAVDEARRTAFTPGFLSAVRVADAARGIEGLVSAILRMASAQLPILR; encoded by the coding sequence GTGAAGATCGGCCTGCTCCTTTCGGGCTGCGGCATGTACGACGGCAGCGAGGCCGCCGAGGCGATCCTCTCGCTCCTGGCGCTCGATCGCGCCGGCGCGCGCGCGGTCTGCGTCGCCCCGGGCGTCGATCAGATGCACGTCGTCGATCACCTGAGCGGGGAGGAGGTCGAGGGGGAGCGCCGTTCCGTGCTGGCCGAATCGGCGCGCCTCGCCCGGGGCAAGGTCCTCTCACTCAGCGATTTCTGGAGCGGCGACCTGCAGGGTCTCGTCATCGCCGGCGGGTACGGCGCCGCCAAGAACCTCATGACCGGCTTCATGGACCCCGCGCGCCGGCGCGAGGTCATCCCCGAGGTTCGGGCTCTTCTCGACGATCTCACCGGCCGCGGCAAGCCGCTAGGGGCGATCAGCCTCGGCCGGACGGTGCTCTGCGCCTACTTCGACCAGGAGATGAAGGAGGACGATCTCTCGATGCCGGCGACGGAGGTCGCCGTCGACGAGGCGCGCAGGACCGCCTTCACCCCGGGATTCCTCAGCGCCGTGCGCGTCGCGGACGCCGCGCGCGGGATCGAAGGCCTCGTCTCCGCTATCCTGCGCATGGCGTCGGCACAGCTGCCGATCCTGCGATAG
- a CDS encoding molybdenum cofactor biosynthesis protein MoaE: MRDVCSVVTEPIDVAALAERVRTPGSGAVALFAGVVRDENRGRRVERLEYEAYAPMAESEMARIIAEMRRRWTVEGIAIVHRTGRLEIGETSVAIAVAAPHRREALEAVSFAIDRLKADVPVWKKEHGEAGGDWILGNDPPRGAGDGAVPVRSSRRRADA; encoded by the coding sequence ATGCGGGATGTCTGCTCCGTCGTCACCGAGCCCATCGACGTCGCCGCGCTCGCGGAGCGCGTCCGCACTCCCGGCTCGGGGGCCGTCGCCCTCTTCGCGGGGGTCGTTCGCGACGAGAATCGGGGCCGCCGCGTCGAGCGGCTCGAGTACGAGGCGTACGCGCCGATGGCCGAGAGCGAGATGGCGCGCATCATCGCCGAGATGCGGCGGCGGTGGACCGTCGAGGGAATCGCCATCGTGCACCGGACGGGGCGCCTCGAGATCGGCGAGACGAGCGTCGCCATCGCGGTTGCCGCGCCGCACCGCCGGGAGGCGCTCGAGGCCGTCTCCTTCGCGATCGATCGCCTGAAGGCCGACGTCCCGGTGTGGAAGAAGGAGCACGGCGAGGCGGGCGGCGACTGGATCCTCGGAAACGATCCTCCCAGGGGGGCCGGGGACGGAGCGGTCCCCGTCCGATCCTCGCGGCGCCGCGCGGACGCCTGA
- a CDS encoding MogA/MoaB family molybdenum cofactor biosynthesis protein → MGVHEHRASAPHSVGCAVLTISDTRTPDTDESGRLIRSMLEERGHRVVHTAILPDDAGTVEGALRTLLARDDVQAILLNGGTGISPRDRTFEAIAALLERRLDGFGEIFRQLSYREIGAAAMLSRAVAGLARGRVLFSMPGSTRAVRLAMESLILPEIGHVVGEAGKPERA, encoded by the coding sequence ATGGGAGTTCACGAGCACAGGGCCTCGGCGCCGCACTCCGTGGGGTGCGCCGTGCTCACGATTTCCGACACGCGCACTCCCGACACCGACGAGTCCGGCCGCCTGATCCGCTCCATGCTCGAGGAGCGCGGCCACCGGGTGGTGCACACCGCCATCCTCCCGGACGACGCGGGCACTGTCGAGGGGGCGCTCCGGACGCTCCTCGCGCGCGACGACGTGCAGGCGATCCTCCTGAACGGCGGGACGGGCATCTCGCCGCGCGACCGGACCTTCGAGGCGATCGCGGCGCTCCTCGAGCGTCGGCTCGACGGGTTCGGAGAGATCTTCCGGCAGCTCTCCTACCGTGAGATCGGAGCGGCCGCCATGCTGAGCCGCGCGGTGGCGGGACTGGCCCGGGGGCGGGTGCTATTCTCGATGCCGGGTTCGACGCGGGCCGTGAGGCTGGCCATGGAGTCCCTCATCCTCCCCGAGATCGGCCACGTCGTCGGCGAGGCGGGAAAGCCGGAGCGAGCATGA
- a CDS encoding energy transducer TonB, whose protein sequence is MFDTLLDSQATKKAGRKTWFTLPVSITLHVIALTAAVGATYLSVGVIEEPPINLLLVAAPPPPPPPPPPPPPPKSSTSKPKTEEKKIIPKEKLPEMIQPEVVPEKVPDPDPTNTNPDDGVDGGVEGGVPGGVPGGVVGGVVGGVIGGVIGGVPGGIVSDDAPIYLTGDVRPPELITKVQPEYPEVARRARAEGKVILEIVVNRNGEVEDAKVLKSHPLFDQAAIDAVKKWKYNPALQSGRPVKVFITVVVDFKLK, encoded by the coding sequence ATGTTTGATACCCTTCTCGACTCGCAGGCCACGAAGAAGGCCGGGCGGAAGACCTGGTTCACCCTCCCGGTCTCCATCACCCTGCACGTCATCGCGCTCACCGCCGCCGTCGGCGCGACGTATCTGTCGGTCGGCGTCATCGAAGAGCCCCCCATCAATCTGCTGCTCGTCGCGGCGCCTCCGCCGCCGCCTCCTCCACCGCCACCGCCTCCTCCTCCGAAGTCCAGCACCTCGAAGCCCAAGACCGAGGAGAAGAAGATCATCCCGAAGGAGAAGCTCCCCGAGATGATCCAGCCCGAGGTCGTCCCCGAGAAGGTCCCCGATCCCGATCCGACCAACACCAACCCGGACGACGGGGTCGACGGGGGCGTCGAGGGAGGCGTTCCGGGAGGCGTCCCAGGCGGCGTCGTGGGCGGCGTCGTGGGCGGCGTCATCGGGGGTGTCATCGGCGGCGTGCCGGGAGGCATCGTCTCCGACGACGCGCCGATCTACCTGACGGGCGATGTCCGGCCCCCCGAGCTCATCACCAAGGTCCAGCCCGAGTACCCGGAGGTCGCGCGGCGCGCGCGCGCGGAGGGGAAGGTCATCCTCGAGATCGTCGTGAACCGCAACGGTGAGGTCGAGGACGCCAAGGTCTTGAAGAGCCATCCGCTCTTCGATCAGGCCGCGATCGACGCCGTCAAGAAGTGGAAGTACAACCCGGCCCTGCAGAGCGGCAGGCCGGTCAAGGTGTTCATCACAGTCGTCGTGGACTTCAAGCTCAAGTAG
- a CDS encoding MoaD/ThiS family protein, protein MTIKFFASYREILGEDQLLLELEEGYTVGDILDILKDRYPVLREQGYMPLTACNLKHVSKRHALEDGDEVAIFPPVSGG, encoded by the coding sequence GTGACGATCAAGTTCTTCGCGTCGTACCGGGAGATCCTGGGGGAGGATCAGCTCCTCCTCGAGCTCGAGGAGGGGTACACCGTCGGGGACATCCTCGACATCCTCAAGGATCGCTATCCCGTTCTCAGGGAGCAGGGGTACATGCCGCTCACCGCCTGCAATCTGAAGCACGTCAGCAAGCGCCACGCCCTGGAGGACGGCGACGAGGTCGCCATCTTCCCGCCCGTCAGCGGGGGCTAG
- a CDS encoding class I SAM-dependent methyltransferase, protein MARRITIDPRTVQEARFAGRRILEPEVMDGSGEVAAYLDGVATAHLDRMDDGFVRAAVRFARPGARILDIGTGTAAIPVKIALRRPDVTVTGIDLSEEMLRAARERIRGARLGRRVRVRTGSARRIPFRRGAYDLVVSNSLLHHLPDPVPLFDEIARVLAPGGRVFMRDLRRPGPSRIEAHIRRHGRFYRGEMLRLFSDSVRAAFKVAEMAEMVGESRLAGCRVRPQLETYVVIEGRPRRAR, encoded by the coding sequence ATGGCCAGACGCATCACCATCGATCCACGGACGGTCCAGGAGGCGCGGTTCGCGGGGCGGCGCATCCTCGAGCCCGAGGTGATGGACGGCTCGGGGGAGGTCGCCGCGTATCTCGACGGCGTCGCGACCGCCCACCTCGATCGCATGGACGACGGGTTCGTGAGAGCGGCGGTCCGCTTCGCCCGGCCCGGCGCCCGCATCCTGGACATAGGCACCGGAACTGCGGCCATCCCCGTCAAGATCGCCTTGCGGCGCCCCGACGTCACGGTGACGGGCATCGACCTCTCCGAGGAGATGCTGCGGGCCGCGCGCGAGCGAATTCGGGGCGCCAGGCTCGGCCGCCGCGTCCGCGTCCGCACGGGAAGCGCGCGCCGGATCCCCTTCCGCCGCGGCGCGTACGACCTGGTCGTCTCGAACTCCCTCCTGCACCACCTCCCCGATCCCGTGCCTCTCTTCGACGAGATCGCCCGGGTCCTGGCGCCGGGCGGGCGCGTCTTCATGCGGGATCTCAGGCGGCCGGGCCCGTCTCGCATCGAGGCCCACATCCGGCGCCACGGACGCTTCTATCGGGGGGAGATGCTGAGGCTCTTCTCGGATTCCGTCCGGGCCGCATTCAAGGTCGCCGAGATGGCCGAGATGGTCGGAGAGAGCCGGCTCGCGGGATGCCGCGTGAGGCCGCAGCTTGAGACGTACGTGGTGATCGAGGGACGCCCGCGGCGCGCGCGCTAG
- a CDS encoding rhomboid family intramembrane serine protease produces MIPLKDDIKARSAPFMTAGLIIVNVLVFAYQLSLPPHREQEVALRFGLVPGFVTGAAGHAPGGEGLTLASFFTSMFLHGDLLHIAGNMLFLWIFGNNVEDAMGRGRFLVFYLTCGLAAAAAQIAALPRSTLPMIGASGAIAGVLGAYFLLFPQARILTLVPFIFVYFVRLPAFVVLGLWFVVQVTSSLAGGRSGVAWSAHVGGFVAGMILLGLFLPRRRRSAPPAEGDWL; encoded by the coding sequence ATGATCCCCCTCAAGGACGACATCAAGGCGCGATCGGCGCCGTTCATGACGGCCGGGCTCATCATCGTGAACGTGCTCGTGTTCGCCTATCAGCTCTCGCTTCCGCCGCATCGGGAACAGGAAGTCGCGCTCCGGTTCGGCCTCGTGCCGGGGTTCGTCACGGGCGCCGCCGGCCACGCCCCCGGAGGCGAGGGGCTCACGCTCGCGTCGTTCTTCACGTCGATGTTCCTGCACGGCGATCTGCTGCACATCGCGGGCAACATGCTCTTCCTCTGGATTTTCGGGAACAACGTCGAGGACGCGATGGGACGGGGGCGGTTCCTCGTCTTCTATCTCACCTGCGGTCTCGCGGCCGCGGCGGCCCAGATCGCGGCGCTTCCGCGGTCGACGCTGCCGATGATCGGGGCGAGCGGAGCGATCGCCGGCGTGCTCGGCGCCTACTTCCTGCTCTTCCCGCAGGCGCGCATCCTGACGCTCGTTCCCTTCATCTTCGTCTACTTCGTGAGGCTCCCCGCGTTCGTCGTCCTCGGCCTCTGGTTCGTCGTGCAGGTCACGTCGTCGCTCGCCGGGGGCCGGAGCGGCGTCGCGTGGTCGGCCCACGTGGGAGGCTTCGTCGCCGGGATGATCCTCCTGGGGCTGTTCCTTCCGCGCCGGCGGCGGAGCGCTCCCCCGGCGGAAGGGGACTGGCTCTAA
- a CDS encoding gamma carbonic anhydrase family protein has product MSSLLNTRLSIDATAYVAPGATLVGEVSVGARASVWFGAVLRGDLAPVHIGDESNVQDNAILHVEVDGPARLGRRVTVGHGAIVHAADVGDDCLIGIGAIVLSGARIGRGCIIGAGAVVKEGFEIPPGSVVFGVPGKVVRPVTADEAKRIDGNWRAYVAYAEAYRSGRMNGSPESAAR; this is encoded by the coding sequence ATGAGCTCACTTCTCAACACGCGACTTTCGATCGACGCGACGGCCTACGTCGCCCCCGGGGCCACCCTGGTCGGAGAGGTTTCGGTCGGCGCGCGCGCGAGCGTCTGGTTCGGCGCCGTCCTCCGCGGCGATCTGGCGCCCGTCCACATCGGCGACGAGTCGAACGTCCAGGACAACGCGATCCTCCACGTCGAGGTCGACGGGCCGGCCCGCCTGGGACGCCGCGTCACGGTCGGTCACGGCGCCATCGTGCACGCCGCCGACGTGGGCGACGACTGCCTCATCGGCATCGGCGCCATCGTGCTCTCGGGCGCCAGGATCGGGCGCGGCTGCATCATCGGCGCCGGGGCCGTGGTGAAGGAAGGGTTCGAGATCCCCCCCGGCTCGGTCGTCTTCGGGGTCCCCGGGAAGGTCGTGCGGCCGGTGACGGCGGACGAGGCGAAGCGGATTGACGGGAACTGGAGGGCGTACGTCGCGTACGCCGAGGCCTACCGGTCCGGGCGGATGAACGGGAGCCCCGAGAGCGCCGCGCGATGA